Proteins encoded in a region of the Halarcobacter mediterraneus genome:
- a CDS encoding cryptochrome/photolyase family protein — protein sequence MRQILWFRRDLRVSDSALLAYAENEVLPIFIFDKNILGSLPKDDKRVSFIYESVLNLKKELQSLGLDLAIFYDEPLNVFKNLANDFDEVLCSVDFDSYAIKRDNEVEKIIPLKRFNDSFILNPNEHLKSDGTPYKVFTPFYKSLHLITQASNIEEYKRNENLKLVKFDYEKFVSLEELGFQKQELPSFLYKDAKKLLKEFLSKIDEYQVNRDFFYIDATSKLSVHLRFGLISAKEIFNIVKRSNMNDYEFFIRELFWREFYNYILFHFPNSQKENFNGIEIKWNQNKEDFKKWCEGKTGVPIIDAAMIHLNKTGRMHNRLRMIVASFLTKNLFVDWKKGEKYFALKLLDYEASSNIGSWQWAASTGADAAPYFRVFNPYTQSSKFDKDGLFIKSVIKELEEVNPKLFHIENALSSNLFYNYPKAIVDISLSRKRAIENFKRAKDENL from the coding sequence ATGAGACAAATACTTTGGTTTAGAAGAGATTTAAGAGTTTCAGATTCAGCATTATTAGCCTATGCAGAAAACGAAGTTCTTCCTATTTTTATTTTTGATAAAAATATTTTAGGCTCTTTACCAAAAGATGATAAAAGGGTTTCATTTATTTATGAGTCTGTATTAAACCTAAAGAAAGAGCTTCAATCTTTAGGTTTAGATTTAGCAATATTTTATGATGAACCATTAAATGTTTTTAAAAATTTAGCAAATGATTTTGATGAAGTTCTATGTTCTGTAGATTTTGATTCTTATGCTATTAAAAGAGATAATGAAGTTGAAAAAATCATTCCTTTAAAAAGATTTAATGATTCATTTATTTTAAATCCAAATGAACATCTTAAAAGTGATGGAACTCCTTATAAAGTATTTACACCTTTTTATAAGTCATTACACTTGATAACTCAAGCTTCAAATATTGAAGAGTATAAAAGAAATGAAAATCTTAAACTTGTAAAGTTTGATTACGAAAAGTTTGTCTCATTAGAAGAATTAGGTTTTCAAAAACAGGAATTACCATCTTTTTTATATAAAGATGCAAAAAAGTTATTAAAAGAGTTCTTATCAAAAATAGATGAGTATCAAGTAAATAGAGACTTTTTTTATATAGATGCCACTTCAAAATTATCTGTTCATTTAAGATTTGGACTAATATCTGCAAAAGAGATATTTAACATTGTAAAAAGATCAAATATGAATGATTATGAATTCTTTATTAGAGAGCTTTTTTGGAGAGAGTTTTACAATTATATACTATTTCATTTTCCAAACTCACAAAAAGAAAATTTTAATGGTATAGAAATAAAGTGGAATCAAAATAAAGAAGATTTTAAAAAATGGTGTGAAGGTAAAACCGGTGTTCCTATAATTGATGCTGCAATGATTCATTTAAATAAAACTGGTCGAATGCACAATAGATTAAGAATGATTGTTGCTTCATTTTTAACAAAAAACCTTTTTGTTGATTGGAAGAAGGGTGAGAAGTATTTTGCTTTAAAACTTCTTGATTATGAAGCAAGTTCAAATATTGGTTCCTGGCAATGGGCTGCAAGTACAGGTGCTGATGCTGCTCCATATTTTAGAGTATTTAATCCTTATACTCAATCTTCAAAATTTGATAAAGATGGTCTTTTTATAAAATCAGTTATTAAAGAATTAGAAGAAGTGAACCCAAAACTTTTCCATATAGAAAATGCACTTTCTTCAAATCTTTTTTATAATTATCCTAAAGCAATAGTTGATATATCTTTATCAAGAAAAAGAGCAATAGAAAATTTCAAAAGGGCTAAAGATGAAAACTTATGA
- the fabD gene encoding ACP S-malonyltransferase: MKKVAFIFPGQGSQSIGMGKDFFENSELAKEMISKASQRLNIDFEKLLFEENNKIGQTEYTQPAILLVSSIANAIFKEKCDIQPEFLLGHSLGEFSALVSAGAIDYLDAVELVHRRGLFMTEACSGQDAGMMALVGLDDTIVENICKEQQDLGKKVWPANYNMDGQLVLAGIKADLESLVDVFKEKGAKRAIVLDMSVASHCELLRSSVENLKPYLEEYLKDEFSPVISNVTAKAYSTKDEAVELLSSQLTSPVKYKQSIAANANKVDCFIEFGNGIVLKGLNRKICKGTPTINVSDFASLEKVLGELND, from the coding sequence ATGAAAAAAGTAGCTTTCATTTTTCCAGGTCAAGGAAGTCAATCTATTGGGATGGGAAAAGATTTTTTTGAAAATAGTGAATTAGCAAAAGAGATGATTTCAAAAGCTAGCCAAAGACTGAATATTGATTTTGAAAAATTACTTTTTGAAGAAAATAATAAAATAGGGCAAACTGAATATACTCAACCAGCAATTTTGCTTGTTAGTTCAATTGCAAATGCAATATTTAAAGAAAAATGTGATATCCAACCAGAGTTTTTATTAGGTCACTCATTAGGTGAATTTTCTGCATTAGTAAGTGCAGGTGCAATTGATTATTTAGACGCTGTAGAACTTGTTCATAGAAGAGGTTTATTTATGACAGAAGCTTGTAGTGGACAAGATGCAGGGATGATGGCTTTAGTAGGTTTAGATGACACTATAGTTGAAAATATTTGTAAAGAACAACAAGACCTAGGTAAAAAAGTTTGGCCAGCAAATTATAATATGGATGGTCAATTAGTTTTAGCAGGAATCAAAGCAGATTTAGAAAGCTTAGTAGATGTATTTAAAGAAAAAGGTGCTAAAAGAGCTATTGTCTTAGATATGTCTGTAGCTTCACATTGCGAATTATTAAGAAGTTCTGTAGAGAATTTAAAACCATATTTAGAAGAGTATTTAAAAGATGAATTCTCACCAGTTATTTCAAATGTAACTGCTAAAGCATATTCAACAAAAGATGAAGCAGTTGAATTATTATCTTCTCAATTAACAAGTCCTGTAAAATATAAACAATCAATTGCTGCAAATGCAAATAAAGTAGATTGTTTTATCGAGTTTGGTAATGGAATTGTTTTAAAAGGTTTAAATAGAAAAATTTGCAAAGGTACACCTACAATAAATGTAAGTGATTTTGCATCATTAGAGAAAGTACTTGGTGAATTAAATGACTAA
- a CDS encoding sensor histidine kinase, with the protein MDSVKLKISIVDWLYIILIGACFGFLISLFLYFMNEDLQNISTIFFSILSAVSISFFAFILITISNDYILPRVNEKFWYLISFIFSFFSGFLGFSFSYYIFSLSEYNIINFIKPFWFYISITIGFLTFLVGMILHQFISMKYRNESITSEVLETKIKALEGELNPHFLFNALNSLSELIYIDQKKAEKAALDISTFLRNAITKDSLISLETEIKMVETYLDIENIRFDNNIKMTSSFDEDTGYIHVPKFSIQLLVENAIKHGYKSEALNIDIKADSNSIVVTNDGVLPEEVKFGTGLSNLQKRLHLLNIGKLEYKIENEKMSFIIKIKR; encoded by the coding sequence ATGGATAGTGTAAAATTAAAAATATCAATTGTTGATTGGTTATATATTATTTTAATTGGTGCATGTTTTGGTTTTTTAATCTCTTTATTTCTTTATTTTATGAATGAAGACTTACAAAATATATCAACTATTTTTTTTAGCATTTTAAGTGCTGTATCTATTTCATTTTTTGCATTTATTCTAATAACTATTTCAAATGACTATATTTTACCTCGAGTTAATGAAAAGTTTTGGTATTTAATTAGTTTTATTTTTTCTTTCTTTTCTGGCTTTTTAGGTTTCTCTTTCTCTTACTATATCTTTTCTCTAAGTGAATATAATATTATCAATTTCATTAAGCCTTTCTGGTTTTATATTAGTATTACAATAGGATTTTTAACTTTTTTAGTAGGTATGATTCTTCATCAGTTTATTTCAATGAAATATAGAAATGAGTCAATCACAAGTGAGGTTTTAGAAACAAAAATTAAAGCTTTAGAAGGTGAACTTAATCCTCATTTTTTATTTAATGCCTTAAATTCTCTTTCTGAATTAATTTATATTGACCAAAAAAAAGCAGAAAAAGCAGCACTGGATATTTCAACTTTTTTAAGAAATGCAATTACTAAAGATAGTCTTATCTCTTTAGAAACAGAAATAAAAATGGTTGAAACCTATTTAGATATAGAAAATATTAGATTTGATAATAATATAAAAATGACAAGCTCTTTTGATGAAGATACAGGATATATTCACGTACCAAAGTTCTCTATTCAACTATTAGTAGAAAATGCAATAAAACATGGATATAAGTCTGAAGCTTTAAATATAGATATAAAAGCTGATTCGAACTCAATTGTAGTTACAAATGATGGTGTTTTACCAGAAGAAGTGAAATTTGGTACTGGACTTAGTAATTTACAGAAAAGATTGCACTTATTAAACATAGGAAAGCTAGAATATAAGATAGAAAATGAAAAAATGAGTTTTATAATAAAGATAAAAAGGTAA
- a CDS encoding YbgA family protein gives MKLGVSSCLIGTMCRYDGANSKDNFITNILQEYFEFDPYCPEKMVFSTPREAIRLVEKDNEVRVITSNTKKDVTDELVNISQVCVEQMQQDELCGFILKSKSPTCGLERVKIYQDKEAPSEKKGVGVFAGKIKENFPLLPLEEEGRLNDPWLRENFLMQIFAYRHLFEFLKSKPSFKDLVDFHTSYKYLIYSKSQSSYKELGNIVANHEKKDIEEVLSLYKVAFLEAISKKGSISKTYNVLLHILGYFKKLITKEEKEEMLESMEEFKEGIIPLIAVIKLLNIYTKRFDLEYLLKQKFLSPYPKELALRSTVKAYK, from the coding sequence ATGAAACTAGGTGTATCTTCTTGTCTTATTGGAACAATGTGCCGATATGATGGTGCTAATTCTAAAGACAACTTCATAACAAATATTTTACAAGAGTACTTTGAGTTTGATCCTTATTGTCCTGAAAAGATGGTTTTTTCTACACCAAGAGAGGCTATTAGATTAGTTGAAAAAGATAATGAAGTACGAGTTATTACTTCAAATACAAAAAAAGATGTTACTGACGAGTTAGTAAATATATCTCAAGTTTGTGTAGAACAAATGCAGCAAGATGAACTTTGTGGTTTTATTTTAAAATCAAAGTCTCCAACTTGTGGACTTGAAAGAGTAAAGATCTATCAAGATAAAGAAGCTCCAAGTGAAAAAAAAGGTGTTGGTGTATTTGCAGGTAAAATAAAAGAAAACTTTCCTTTACTTCCTTTAGAAGAAGAAGGACGATTAAATGACCCTTGGCTTAGAGAAAACTTCTTAATGCAAATATTTGCATATAGACATCTTTTTGAGTTTTTAAAATCAAAGCCATCTTTCAAAGATTTAGTTGATTTTCATACTTCTTATAAATACCTAATATATTCAAAATCTCAAAGTTCATACAAAGAACTTGGAAATATTGTTGCAAATCATGAAAAAAAAGATATAGAAGAGGTCTTATCTTTATATAAAGTAGCTTTTTTAGAAGCAATTTCAAAAAAAGGAAGTATTTCAAAAACTTACAATGTACTTCTTCATATACTAGGTTATTTTAAAAAGTTAATCACAAAAGAAGAAAAAGAAGAAATGTTAGAATCAATGGAAGAGTTTAAAGAAGGGATTATTCCTTTAATTGCAGTGATTAAACTTCTTAATATTTATACAAAAAGATTTGATTTAGAGTATTTATTAAAACAAAAATTTTTAAGCCCTTATCCAAAAGAATTAGCTTTAAGATCAACAGTAAAGGCTTATAAATGA
- a CDS encoding tetratricopeptide repeat protein, which translates to MIRKLLVSSFLITSTITVTADEVSVFGAGDLDSKNPYGLNSAEKNILKNKKTLGSIDSKVKDVKYNLNSVNERIDGLESIYEGDSQKLNKTVLKLNEIIKKVEENSTKNEKNFSDIESLKTVSTQILSMQEELSEQNKKNIENIKKALNTLTQSVNKLNKTYISEKEFKSNMNQFITRSEFEALKKSLGAKTSKKITSKKKSNKVLSYKEKDAMLEEAKELFKKDYFTKAIPMFEELVEVNFKPAEGNFYLGQIWYYRKKYEDAISYFKTSAMLYDKADYMPELLLHSAISFEKIKDFGNAANFYTSLIEIYPNSKEAKTATRNLSKIKQ; encoded by the coding sequence ATGATTAGAAAATTACTAGTATCTAGTTTTCTTATAACTAGCACAATAACTGTTACAGCAGATGAAGTATCAGTTTTTGGTGCTGGTGATTTAGACTCTAAAAATCCATATGGGTTAAACTCTGCAGAAAAAAATATTTTAAAAAATAAAAAAACTTTAGGTAGCATTGATTCTAAAGTTAAAGATGTAAAATACAATTTAAATTCAGTGAATGAAAGAATAGATGGTTTAGAATCAATTTATGAAGGCGATTCTCAAAAACTAAATAAAACAGTTTTGAAATTGAATGAAATAATAAAAAAGGTTGAAGAAAATTCAACAAAAAATGAAAAAAACTTTTCAGATATTGAAAGTTTAAAAACAGTATCTACTCAAATATTATCTATGCAAGAAGAATTATCTGAACAAAATAAAAAAAATATAGAAAATATAAAAAAAGCTTTAAATACATTAACTCAATCGGTAAATAAGCTTAATAAAACTTATATATCGGAAAAAGAGTTTAAATCTAATATGAATCAATTTATTACTAGAAGTGAATTTGAAGCCTTAAAAAAATCTTTAGGTGCGAAAACTAGTAAAAAAATAACAAGTAAAAAAAAGTCTAATAAGGTACTATCTTACAAAGAAAAAGATGCTATGTTAGAGGAAGCAAAAGAACTATTTAAAAAAGATTACTTTACAAAAGCAATTCCAATGTTTGAAGAGTTAGTAGAAGTAAACTTTAAACCTGCAGAAGGTAATTTTTACTTAGGTCAAATATGGTATTATAGAAAAAAATATGAAGATGCAATTTCATATTTTAAAACATCTGCAATGTTATATGATAAAGCAGACTATATGCCAGAGCTTCTACTTCATAGTGCAATTTCATTTGAAAAAATAAAAGATTTTGGAAATGCAGCTAATTTTTATACTTCTTTAATTGAAATATATCCAAATTCTAAAGAAGCAAAAACAGCAACAAGAAATCTATCAAAAATAAAACAATAG
- a CDS encoding OmpA family protein — translation MKKVSIYSLLIAAVLFTGCSQKEVEVSSPATQAPETSESALNNIDDSNIQDEVINDSLVESSEDGYYYMINGKKELIKNIYFGFDKYSLTTEMKEVAKENASKLSSVESDTIIKVEGNCDEWGTDEYNYALGLKRAKVVKDTLVMDGINENAIKVVSFGESNPVCNEKNSACWQKNRRSEHKLVK, via the coding sequence ATGAAGAAAGTAAGTATTTATTCTTTATTAATTGCAGCAGTACTTTTTACTGGGTGTAGTCAAAAAGAAGTTGAAGTTTCAAGTCCAGCTACACAAGCTCCAGAAACATCGGAATCAGCATTAAATAATATTGATGATTCAAATATCCAAGATGAGGTTATTAATGATTCACTAGTTGAAAGTAGTGAAGATGGTTATTATTATATGATTAATGGAAAAAAAGAGTTAATCAAAAATATTTATTTTGGTTTTGATAAGTATAGTTTAACTACTGAAATGAAAGAAGTTGCAAAAGAAAATGCTTCTAAATTATCTTCTGTAGAATCTGATACAATTATAAAAGTAGAAGGTAACTGCGATGAGTGGGGAACTGATGAATATAATTATGCATTAGGATTAAAAAGAGCAAAAGTTGTTAAAGACACTTTAGTTATGGATGGAATTAATGAAAATGCAATTAAAGTTGTAAGTTTTGGTGAAAGTAACCCAGTTTGTAATGAAAAAAATTCAGCTTGTTGGCAAAAAAATAGAAGATCAGAACATAAATTAGTTAAATAA
- a CDS encoding phytoene desaturase family protein encodes MKTYDLAIVGSGMGGSMIASLNKQKDVIVFEKDTNLGGCASTFKRFGNYYNSGATTLVGYEENHPLKKIFDKANVNLDLKKSDIAIRILQNGKTIDRVKDFEKFLSQIDKAYPNKNNRVFWQIIKQLDEKFWKLKNVYYSKYSLSSYIKTIKSVSEIFLTFKFDLFKTARGFIKDTLGDISKEYQDFIDSQLLITLQTTSKDISLLSLALGLAYPFHDVFYVNGGMGSIFDELLKEVETHNKEEVKSIIKQNDIYLLKTRKGEYKAKNVILNSTIYDSSKLFEDEKIKSYYNKFSFNDQSAFVIHMTINKKENLLHHYQIILENEIPNALSNSYFVSLSSIDDNKMSENGISITISTHTKARFWSNLNKDEYKRQKFITEEFIINSFLENFDNISKEDIQISFSGTAKTFNRFINRDNCGGKAITLNTLLQIPSCRTPFEGLYNVGDTVFAGQGWPGIALGVHVLKEELNG; translated from the coding sequence ATGAAAACTTATGATTTAGCCATTGTTGGCTCTGGAATGGGAGGTAGCATGATTGCCTCTTTAAATAAGCAAAAAGATGTAATAGTTTTTGAAAAAGATACTAATCTTGGAGGCTGTGCAAGTACTTTTAAAAGATTTGGCAATTATTATAATAGTGGAGCAACAACACTTGTTGGCTATGAAGAGAATCATCCTTTAAAAAAGATATTTGATAAAGCTAATGTAAATTTAGATTTAAAAAAGAGTGATATAGCAATAAGAATTCTTCAAAATGGTAAAACAATTGATAGAGTAAAAGATTTTGAAAAGTTTTTATCTCAGATAGACAAAGCTTATCCAAATAAAAACAATAGAGTCTTTTGGCAGATAATAAAGCAATTAGATGAGAAGTTTTGGAAACTAAAAAATGTATATTATTCAAAATACTCATTATCTTCTTATATAAAAACAATTAAATCAGTAAGTGAGATTTTTTTAACTTTTAAGTTTGATTTATTTAAAACTGCAAGAGGTTTTATAAAAGATACTTTAGGTGATATTTCAAAGGAGTATCAAGACTTTATAGATTCACAGCTTCTAATAACTTTGCAAACAACATCAAAAGATATCTCTTTGTTATCATTAGCTTTAGGTTTAGCTTATCCTTTCCATGATGTATTTTATGTAAATGGTGGAATGGGTTCAATTTTTGATGAATTATTGAAAGAAGTAGAAACTCATAATAAAGAAGAAGTAAAATCAATAATAAAACAAAATGATATATATCTTTTAAAAACAAGAAAAGGTGAGTATAAAGCAAAGAATGTGATATTGAATTCTACAATTTATGATAGTTCAAAGTTATTTGAAGATGAAAAAATAAAGTCATATTATAATAAGTTTTCATTCAATGACCAAAGTGCTTTTGTTATACATATGACCATAAATAAAAAAGAAAACTTATTACATCATTATCAAATAATTTTAGAAAATGAGATTCCAAATGCTCTTTCTAACTCTTATTTTGTATCTCTTAGTTCCATAGACGATAATAAAATGTCTGAAAATGGAATAAGTATAACTATATCAACCCATACAAAAGCAAGATTTTGGAGTAATTTAAATAAAGATGAGTATAAAAGACAAAAATTTATAACTGAAGAGTTTATAATAAATAGTTTTTTAGAAAACTTTGATAACATAAGTAAAGAAGATATTCAAATCTCTTTTAGTGGAACAGCTAAAACATTTAATCGTTTTATAAATAGAGATAACTGTGGTGGTAAAGCAATAACTTTAAACACTTTACTACAAATTCCAAGTTGTAGAACACCATTTGAAGGTTTGTATAATGTTGGAGATACAGTTTTTGCTGGACAAGGTTGGCCTGGAATTGCTTTAGGCGTACATGTATTAAAGGAAGAGTTAAATGGATAG
- a CDS encoding TIGR01777 family oxidoreductase: MKTIAITGSSGFVGTNIKSFFSKKDFDVISIKREDLKNKAKLLSIIEKAHIVINLAGANIINRWTDSYKKLLYSSRIDTTKALVHAMTKAKVKPELFISTSAVGIYSNKDCYDEEYFEYADDFLSTLCKNWEKEALKAKELDIRTSIFRFGIVLGKGGALEKMLLPFKMGVGGTIGTGNQHFSFIHIDDLLNAYKFVIENVDLNGVFNLTSPMPTTNKGLTKALGTALNRPTLLPVPEFMLNLIFSEGAKVLTDGQCVEPKRLVDSGFVFKHTTIDETINSIVNRK, translated from the coding sequence ATGAAAACTATAGCAATAACTGGTTCAAGTGGATTTGTTGGAACAAATATAAAAAGTTTTTTTTCTAAAAAAGATTTTGATGTTATTTCAATCAAAAGAGAAGATTTAAAAAATAAAGCAAAGCTACTATCAATTATAGAAAAAGCTCATATTGTTATAAATTTGGCTGGGGCAAATATAATAAATAGATGGACAGACTCTTATAAAAAATTATTGTATAGCAGTAGAATTGATACAACAAAAGCTTTAGTTCATGCAATGACAAAAGCAAAAGTAAAACCAGAACTTTTTATTTCAACTTCAGCTGTAGGTATATATAGCAATAAAGATTGTTATGATGAGGAGTATTTTGAGTACGCAGATGATTTTCTATCAACTCTTTGTAAAAACTGGGAAAAAGAAGCTTTAAAAGCAAAAGAGTTAGATATAAGAACTTCTATTTTTAGATTTGGAATAGTTTTAGGAAAGGGTGGAGCTTTAGAAAAAATGTTACTTCCTTTTAAAATGGGAGTAGGTGGAACTATTGGAACTGGAAATCAACATTTCTCTTTTATTCATATAGATGATTTGTTAAATGCATATAAATTTGTAATTGAGAATGTAGATTTAAATGGAGTATTTAATCTTACTTCACCTATGCCAACAACGAATAAAGGATTAACAAAAGCTTTAGGAACAGCTCTAAATAGACCAACTTTATTACCTGTTCCTGAATTTATGTTAAATCTTATCTTTAGTGAAGGTGCAAAGGTTTTAACAGATGGACAGTGTGTTGAGCCAAAAAGATTGGTTGATAGTGGCTTTGTTTTTAAACATACAACTATTGATGAAACAATTAATAGTATAGTAAATAGAAAATGA
- a CDS encoding 5'-methylthioadenosine/adenosylhomocysteine nucleosidase — protein sequence MTKLAIMGAMEEEIEPLLSYFDNIKITNYADNKYYEVNYNGLEIVIAYSKIGKVFASLTASTMIQKFGCDTLLFSGVAGGINPSLKIGDLIIADKLCQHDLDITAFGHPNGYVPGGKIFVETSNELREVAKKVAQENKLDVFEGIIATGDQFVHSKERKEFVQEKFNADALEMEGASVAVICDSLNIPFFILRAISDVADMDAGFDFDEFLKSSAKNSANFLIKIVEQLNK from the coding sequence ATGACTAAATTAGCAATTATGGGAGCAATGGAAGAAGAAATAGAACCGCTTTTATCTTACTTTGATAATATAAAAATTACTAATTATGCAGATAACAAGTATTATGAAGTAAACTATAATGGATTAGAAATTGTTATTGCCTATTCAAAAATAGGTAAAGTATTTGCTTCTTTAACTGCAAGTACAATGATTCAAAAGTTTGGATGTGACACTTTATTATTCTCTGGAGTTGCAGGTGGAATTAATCCTTCACTTAAGATTGGAGATTTAATAATTGCAGATAAACTATGTCAGCATGACTTAGATATTACTGCTTTTGGACACCCAAATGGATATGTCCCTGGAGGGAAAATATTTGTTGAAACTTCTAATGAATTAAGAGAAGTAGCAAAGAAAGTTGCTCAAGAAAATAAACTTGATGTATTTGAAGGTATTATTGCAACAGGTGATCAGTTTGTTCATTCTAAAGAGAGAAAAGAATTTGTTCAAGAAAAATTTAATGCAGATGCATTAGAGATGGAAGGGGCAAGTGTAGCTGTAATATGTGATTCTTTAAATATTCCATTTTTTATATTAAGAGCAATTTCAGATGTTGCAGATATGGATGCAGGTTTTGATTTTGATGAATTTTTAAAATCTTCTGCAAAAAATTCAGCAAATTTTTTAATAAAAATAGTTGAACAGTTAAATAAATAA
- a CDS encoding FKBP-type peptidyl-prolyl cis-trans isomerase, producing MSKVIGIEYTLKDANSGEQLDSNVGGTPLEFVSGKGQIIPGLENQLIEMSENEQADVMVQAKDAYGEFNEEAVQTLPKEQFAGIELTEGMSLYGTGEQGETVQVTVKSFTDSDVTIDYNHPLAGKTLMFSVTVLSLRAATEEEIQTGVVGGMAAMGGGCCGGGSHDHGSEGSCCSSEPQQPSHGGCGCSH from the coding sequence ATGTCAAAAGTAATAGGAATTGAATATACATTAAAAGATGCAAATTCTGGTGAACAATTAGATTCAAATGTTGGGGGAACACCTTTAGAATTTGTTTCTGGAAAAGGTCAAATAATTCCAGGATTAGAAAATCAATTAATTGAAATGTCTGAAAATGAACAAGCAGATGTAATGGTTCAAGCAAAAGATGCATATGGTGAGTTTAATGAAGAAGCAGTACAAACTTTACCAAAAGAGCAATTTGCTGGAATTGAGTTAACTGAAGGAATGTCTTTATATGGTACAGGGGAACAAGGTGAAACTGTTCAAGTAACTGTTAAATCATTTACTGATTCTGATGTAACTATTGATTATAATCATCCGTTAGCTGGTAAAACATTGATGTTTTCAGTTACAGTATTGAGTTTAAGAGCTGCAACTGAAGAAGAAATTCAAACAGGTGTTGTTGGTGGAATGGCTGCTATGGGTGGCGGTTGTTGTGGTGGTGGAAGCCATGACCATGGATCTGAAGGGAGTTGTTGTAGCTCTGAGCCTCAACAGCCATCACATGGTGGTTGTGGTTGTAGTCACTAG
- a CDS encoding LytR/AlgR family response regulator transcription factor gives MKTLIVDDEKLALSRLKRILEEEGISDITEASTPLDTIKEATKSKFDIAFLDISMPTMSGLDLANTLLEMNPNTFIIFQTAHEEYALEAFKSGGMDYLLKPISNETVSKCLEKIGKYIDTKVSETKKIVAKRGNKIYLISLDDIYYIKADLDEVIIKIKETDAYVRKKIGDMEKILSDKNFFRVHRSYIVNVDKIKSMQSIEQSKLEISFVDIDDLVTTSKDGAKEFREYLDNKTI, from the coding sequence TTGAAAACACTTATTGTAGATGATGAAAAATTAGCTCTTAGTAGATTAAAAAGAATTTTAGAAGAAGAGGGTATTAGTGATATTACTGAAGCTTCAACACCACTTGATACTATAAAAGAAGCAACAAAATCAAAGTTTGATATTGCTTTTTTAGATATTTCTATGCCTACAATGAGTGGTCTTGATTTAGCAAATACTCTTTTAGAGATGAATCCAAATACTTTTATTATCTTTCAAACGGCTCATGAAGAGTATGCTTTAGAAGCTTTTAAAAGTGGAGGAATGGATTATCTATTAAAACCAATATCTAATGAAACTGTTAGTAAGTGTTTAGAAAAAATAGGAAAATATATAGATACTAAGGTTAGTGAAACTAAAAAGATAGTTGCTAAAAGAGGAAATAAAATATATTTAATCTCTTTAGATGATATATACTATATAAAAGCGGATTTAGATGAAGTTATTATAAAAATCAAAGAAACCGATGCTTATGTTAGAAAAAAAATTGGTGATATGGAAAAGATTCTTTCAGATAAGAACTTCTTTAGAGTTCATAGGTCATATATAGTCAATGTTGATAAAATTAAATCAATGCAAAGTATTGAACAATCAAAACTAGAAATATCGTTTGTTGATATAGATGACTTAGTTACAACATCAAAAGATGGTGCAAAAGAGTTTAGAGAATATTTAGATAATAAAACTATATAA
- a CDS encoding SRPBCC family protein, with product MKKYEKISLISCELEELFDFHLDVNNLKAITPDNIQITFLKENFTPKKNEVLKIKTVKNFLPINWEVKIEKLERPNILVDLALKSPFRYWKHYHIFTKKGNLCELKDIVEYELPFGIIGNFFNFLIQRELNTMFTFRHKITKELLTKV from the coding sequence ATGAAAAAGTATGAAAAAATATCACTAATTAGCTGTGAATTAGAAGAGTTATTTGATTTTCATTTGGATGTAAATAATTTAAAAGCAATTACTCCAGATAACATACAAATAACTTTTTTAAAAGAAAACTTCACTCCCAAAAAGAATGAAGTTTTAAAAATAAAAACAGTAAAAAATTTTTTACCTATAAACTGGGAAGTAAAGATAGAAAAATTAGAAAGACCAAATATCTTAGTTGATTTAGCCTTAAAGTCGCCCTTTAGATATTGGAAACATTATCATATTTTTACAAAAAAAGGTAATTTATGTGAGTTAAAAGATATTGTAGAATATGAGTTACCTTTTGGCATAATAGGTAACTTTTTTAATTTTTTAATTCAAAGAGAGTTAAATACAATGTTTACATTTAGGCATAAAATAACAAAAGAACTATTAACAAAAGTATAA